A section of the bacterium genome encodes:
- a CDS encoding UvrD-helicase domain-containing protein: MTHRLSKEELARQDSQARAWAQREFEIPLALEAGAGTGKTAVLTARILSWCMNQGWMRAQRQLETSCQTLGSSKPPDSELVAARVLDRIKAITFTEAASAEMASRLARALSELEQGRVPLALDPEVLPQDREIWRKRGRALLESLDHISVQTIHAFCLSILSRFPLEAGLHPQLVVDAEGLLLEDLARELLEGLLLPGQDNGLDADLLILLQEGVGPEKILEALLDLVQDGVPLEALRQDAFSQIRLTHIRSSMEQALTDLGQAQIVLGGMENRSPRTKALLEALQSTCGLFGQLHLDSIEALEELCQRIQEIWPQQALEVLGQWALGKFNKTEARAIEQMGEATSSAAKMLHGLINHLKKLRPLLFQKAQAVLALLLERMYKEMRSRGILSFGGILRWTRDLLTQHPEVLSQVRESMDQLLVDEFQDTDILQCEIVRMIALEGAPQTRPGLFIVGDPKQSIYGWRDADLRAYDSFLQELQDRGGKVFFLSKNFRSVPAILEEVQRVMDPVMVRKQGVQPQFQPLLPAQHRLDSQDLSKGAWDPVEYWVSIEAGETKSITKAQATELEARALAHDILRLHAEARVNWRDIGILLRSTGDQEVYLRALKEAGIPYWVSSDKSYFRRREVLDAISLLGCVLDSTDQLSLVSFLRSASVGVPDVAWIQLWSQGFPKAMARISGMDPQEISRIREMVEEVSKSIAPSSIPGLQRIGGWHFSLMAAVEAIARLREFFQKEPHDLFLEHMRQLTLLEVTEGARYLGAFRLANLERFFRLCYRALEASPGAPQPALRMLKSAVRRQRELQEATPPEALEDAVSVMTIHKAKGLDFSHVYVVQAHKSIRTGQDHENRVESWEQGWECCLMGLPSPGYLQVQQRLEEVSRAETIRTLYVAMTRAKDRLVMAGDWGRKTSSGQDNYASLVNKRQGGLPDLDEAISDLRSQRGKDFVRDEWGVMWRFPALWDSASGGLQPEASHQEEFSAQRIMDEAEELASLAGWAHCHEQRPWQSPMSEESHLGLEESWGLTTAKLPPDVRGSGRQAALMVGRTLHRALEVMELGGDLEKEIRRLRTWIQKELGELLGADEAQGTIKRALYIWDGLAGGRILTRLREIRDQVLARELPVLMAPDQGEDGPVGLWAGSIDLLYRDPLDGRWVIADYKTDNISGPQDIESLCHLYSHQGWHYVRAVKEMMGLRETPRFELWFLKADLIKQVSLQFSDGRKLHGAFGRGGEAHS, encoded by the coding sequence TTGACTCATAGGCTGAGCAAAGAGGAGCTTGCCAGGCAAGACTCACAAGCCAGGGCCTGGGCCCAAAGGGAGTTTGAAATTCCCCTGGCGCTCGAGGCTGGGGCCGGAACAGGAAAGACTGCGGTTCTTACTGCCCGCATCCTCTCTTGGTGCATGAACCAGGGCTGGATGAGGGCTCAAAGGCAGCTGGAGACTTCTTGCCAGACTCTGGGCAGCAGCAAGCCCCCTGATTCAGAACTTGTCGCAGCTAGAGTCCTGGACAGAATAAAGGCCATAACCTTCACTGAGGCTGCCAGCGCGGAGATGGCCTCCAGGTTAGCCAGGGCCCTCTCAGAGTTGGAACAGGGCAGGGTACCCCTTGCCCTGGATCCTGAGGTCCTGCCACAAGACCGGGAGATCTGGAGGAAAAGAGGCAGAGCGCTCCTGGAAAGCCTGGATCACATCTCGGTACAGACCATACACGCCTTTTGCCTCTCCATCCTATCCAGGTTCCCCCTGGAGGCCGGACTTCACCCTCAACTGGTAGTGGATGCCGAGGGACTGCTTCTGGAGGATCTGGCAAGAGAGCTTCTGGAGGGACTCCTGCTCCCAGGCCAGGATAATGGATTGGATGCAGATCTGCTTATCCTCCTCCAGGAAGGGGTGGGTCCAGAGAAGATCCTGGAGGCCCTCTTGGATCTGGTGCAGGATGGAGTACCCCTGGAGGCCCTGAGGCAGGACGCCTTCAGCCAGATCAGGTTAACTCATATACGAAGCTCCATGGAACAGGCCTTAACAGATCTGGGACAGGCCCAAATAGTGCTCGGGGGCATGGAAAACCGCTCACCACGCACCAAGGCTCTTCTGGAGGCCCTCCAGAGTACCTGTGGGCTCTTTGGCCAATTGCACCTAGACAGCATAGAAGCCCTTGAAGAGCTATGCCAACGAATCCAGGAGATCTGGCCCCAACAGGCCTTGGAAGTGCTGGGGCAGTGGGCCTTGGGAAAATTCAACAAGACAGAGGCCAGGGCCATAGAGCAGATGGGAGAAGCAACATCCAGTGCAGCCAAGATGCTCCACGGTTTGATAAACCACCTAAAGAAGCTCAGGCCCCTCTTGTTCCAGAAAGCTCAGGCCGTTTTGGCCCTCCTGCTGGAGCGCATGTACAAGGAGATGCGCTCGCGGGGGATATTGAGTTTCGGAGGAATTCTGAGATGGACTAGGGATCTCCTCACCCAACATCCTGAGGTGCTTTCCCAGGTTCGTGAGTCCATGGATCAGCTCCTTGTGGATGAGTTCCAGGACACGGACATCCTTCAGTGCGAGATAGTTCGCATGATAGCCCTTGAGGGAGCACCCCAGACAAGGCCCGGGCTTTTCATAGTGGGAGATCCCAAGCAATCCATATACGGCTGGAGAGACGCTGACCTTAGGGCCTATGACTCCTTCCTGCAAGAGCTCCAAGACCGAGGTGGGAAGGTTTTCTTCCTGAGCAAGAACTTCCGCTCGGTTCCGGCCATCCTGGAGGAAGTCCAAAGGGTCATGGATCCTGTGATGGTCCGCAAGCAAGGAGTTCAACCCCAGTTCCAACCTCTGCTGCCGGCCCAGCACAGGCTCGATTCTCAAGACTTGTCCAAAGGAGCGTGGGACCCTGTGGAATACTGGGTCTCCATTGAGGCAGGTGAGACAAAGAGCATCACCAAGGCCCAGGCCACAGAATTGGAGGCCAGGGCTCTGGCCCATGACATCCTGCGGCTGCACGCCGAGGCCAGGGTTAACTGGAGGGACATAGGCATCCTATTGAGGAGCACCGGGGATCAGGAGGTTTATCTCCGGGCTCTCAAGGAGGCTGGGATACCCTATTGGGTATCCAGCGATAAAAGCTACTTCAGGAGAAGGGAGGTTCTGGATGCCATCTCTTTGCTGGGCTGTGTTTTGGACTCCACAGACCAGCTCTCCTTGGTAAGCTTCCTGAGATCGGCCAGCGTGGGAGTTCCAGATGTGGCATGGATTCAACTTTGGAGCCAGGGATTTCCGAAGGCCATGGCCCGGATATCCGGAATGGATCCCCAGGAGATCTCCCGTATCCGGGAGATGGTGGAGGAGGTGAGCAAGAGTATTGCTCCTTCCTCCATACCAGGCCTGCAAAGGATCGGCGGCTGGCACTTTAGCCTCATGGCTGCGGTGGAGGCCATTGCCAGGCTTAGGGAATTTTTTCAGAAGGAGCCACATGATCTTTTCTTGGAGCATATGCGCCAGCTTACCTTGTTGGAGGTCACAGAGGGGGCAAGATACCTGGGCGCCTTCAGGCTGGCCAATCTTGAACGCTTCTTCAGGTTGTGTTATCGCGCCCTGGAGGCAAGCCCAGGGGCGCCCCAACCCGCCCTGAGGATGCTCAAGTCAGCTGTCAGGCGCCAGAGGGAGCTTCAAGAGGCCACACCCCCTGAGGCCCTGGAAGATGCGGTAAGTGTCATGACCATACACAAGGCCAAGGGGCTCGACTTCTCACACGTGTACGTTGTTCAGGCCCACAAGTCAATTCGCACGGGCCAGGATCACGAAAACAGGGTGGAGAGCTGGGAACAGGGTTGGGAATGCTGTCTCATGGGCTTGCCCAGCCCCGGATATCTGCAGGTCCAGCAAAGGCTAGAGGAGGTATCCCGGGCAGAGACCATAAGGACCCTATATGTTGCCATGACCAGGGCCAAGGACAGGCTGGTCATGGCAGGAGACTGGGGCAGAAAAACATCCTCAGGGCAAGACAATTATGCCAGCCTGGTCAATAAACGCCAAGGAGGGCTTCCGGATCTGGATGAAGCCATCTCTGATCTGAGAAGCCAAAGAGGCAAGGACTTTGTGAGGGATGAATGGGGTGTAATGTGGAGATTCCCTGCTCTTTGGGATTCAGCCTCGGGCGGTTTGCAGCCAGAGGCATCCCACCAGGAGGAGTTCTCTGCCCAAAGGATCATGGATGAGGCTGAAGAGCTGGCTTCCCTGGCCGGTTGGGCCCACTGTCATGAGCAAAGGCCCTGGCAATCCCCCATGTCTGAAGAATCTCACCTGGGCCTGGAGGAATCCTGGGGTTTGACCACTGCCAAGTTGCCTCCAGATGTCCGCGGCAGTGGCCGCCAGGCGGCTCTGATGGTGGGGAGAACTCTCCACAGAGCCCTGGAAGTCATGGAACTGGGAGGGGATCTAGAAAAGGAAATCCGTAGGCTGCGGACCTGGATCCAGAAGGAGCTTGGGGAGCTTTTGGGGGCGGATGAGGCGCAAGGGACCATAAAGAGGGCCCTTTACATCTGGGATGGACTGGCTGGAGGTAGGATTCTGACGAGGCTGCGGGAGATCAGGGATCAGGTCTTGGCACGGGAACTACCAGTACTCATGGCCCCGGACCAAGGGGAGGATGGCCCGGTGGGGCTGTGGGCTGGATCCATAGATCTTCTTTACAGGGACCCGCTGGATGGCAGGTGGGTGATTGCGGATTACAAGACTGACAACATCTCCGGCCCGCAGGATATAGAATCTCTCTGCCATCTCTATTCCCATCAGGGATGGCACTATGTGCGTGCTGTAAAGGAGATGATGGGCCTGCGGGAGACCCCCAGGTTCGAGCTTTGGTTTCTCAAGGCGGATCTTATAAAGCAGGTGAGTTTGCAATTCTCAGATGGGAGGAAGCTCCATGGTGCATTTGGAAGAGGAGGAGAAGCTCATTCTTGA
- a CDS encoding acyl-CoA dehydrogenase family protein: protein MVHLEEEEKLILETVRRIGVERVKPRASEIDEKGEFPWDMVELFSENGILAPLVPEQYGGIGARYLLFAMIVEEIAKSCASSALILIAQADGMMPILIGGSQQLQKRYLPALARGKLAAFAATEPQAGSDVLSMRSRAIKVPGGYLLNGQKCFITNGSVADVICVYAYTQPQEKARGMSCFVVEKHAKGLHYGKNENKMGMRGSVNSELFFEDLFLPQESLIGEEGTGFPNMMECLDGSRMFAAAQAVGLAQGAIEEAVSYAKQRVQFGRPIADLQAIQFMIADMAASTEAARLLTYQAAVHLDRGDRKLIPRFCAMAKFIASDTAMKVTTDAVQVMGGYGYMKEFPVERMMRDAKLIQIYTGTNQILRMVAARSIFGR, encoded by the coding sequence ATGGTGCATTTGGAAGAGGAGGAGAAGCTCATTCTTGAGACCGTGAGGCGCATAGGGGTCGAGCGGGTCAAACCTAGGGCATCGGAGATAGACGAAAAGGGAGAGTTCCCCTGGGACATGGTGGAGCTCTTCTCCGAAAATGGCATCCTAGCCCCCCTTGTTCCAGAGCAATACGGAGGAATAGGAGCAAGGTATTTGCTCTTTGCCATGATCGTGGAGGAGATAGCCAAGAGCTGTGCATCCTCGGCTCTCATCCTCATAGCCCAGGCCGACGGCATGATGCCCATCCTCATCGGGGGTAGCCAACAGCTCCAAAAGCGGTATCTGCCGGCACTTGCCAGGGGAAAGCTGGCTGCCTTTGCAGCCACAGAGCCTCAGGCCGGCTCTGATGTTTTGTCCATGCGCAGCAGGGCCATCAAGGTGCCTGGAGGTTATCTGTTAAACGGGCAGAAATGTTTCATTACCAACGGATCAGTAGCTGATGTCATATGTGTTTATGCTTACACTCAGCCCCAGGAAAAAGCCAGGGGAATGAGTTGCTTTGTGGTGGAAAAACATGCCAAGGGCCTCCACTACGGCAAGAATGAGAACAAGATGGGCATGAGGGGTTCGGTCAACTCAGAGCTTTTTTTCGAGGATCTATTCCTGCCTCAGGAAAGCCTCATAGGGGAGGAAGGCACTGGTTTTCCCAACATGATGGAGTGTTTGGATGGAAGCCGAATGTTCGCTGCTGCCCAGGCAGTGGGGCTGGCCCAAGGGGCCATAGAAGAGGCGGTCTCCTACGCAAAACAAAGGGTGCAATTTGGAAGGCCCATAGCCGATCTGCAGGCCATACAGTTCATGATCGCAGATATGGCAGCTTCCACAGAGGCTGCTCGCCTCCTGACATACCAGGCGGCTGTTCACCTGGACAGAGGGGATCGGAAATTGATTCCCCGTTTCTGCGCCATGGCCAAGTTCATTGCTTCTGATACGGCCATGAAGGTGACCACAGACGCGGTTCAGGTCATGGGTGGCTACGGATACATGAAGGAATTCCCAGTGGAACGCATGATGCGAGATGCCAAGCTCATACAGATTTACACAGGAACCAATCAGATTCTAAGGATGGTTGCAGCCAGGTCCATATTCGGCAGATAA
- a CDS encoding DMT family transporter, whose amino-acid sequence MIESKRKSPAFKRGFLLLGFLTLTWGLGWPIMKLALAEVPPWNFRTLCLLGGGLMILSLAKGKGESLQVPTRELIPLLMVAAVNVTGWNLLSAYGIMILEAGRAAILAYTMPLWACLLGRIMLGERLTTWRVLGLGLGLLGLALLMGPEAKLVGKTPLGSVLMLGAAFSWALGTVLIKKRAWSISTRVFAGWQLILGGLPVLVGTVFLEQPIWKLEISLKACLATTYVVVVGVVLGYWGWLEVIKIFPVSVASLGTLVVPAIGVLSGGLLLGEPLGWRELGALGLVTLGLVGVVAGQRGEEKKTSPT is encoded by the coding sequence ATGATAGAGTCCAAAAGAAAAAGCCCCGCCTTCAAGCGGGGCTTCTTGCTGCTTGGCTTCTTGACCCTGACATGGGGTCTGGGCTGGCCCATCATGAAGCTGGCCCTGGCGGAGGTGCCCCCATGGAACTTCAGGACTCTGTGCCTGCTGGGAGGAGGCCTCATGATCTTGTCTCTGGCCAAGGGCAAGGGGGAAAGCCTGCAGGTCCCAACAAGGGAACTCATCCCCCTGCTGATGGTGGCAGCGGTGAATGTGACCGGATGGAATCTGCTTTCGGCTTACGGAATAATGATCCTGGAGGCTGGAAGAGCCGCAATCTTGGCCTACACCATGCCCCTTTGGGCCTGCCTTCTCGGAAGGATCATGCTGGGGGAAAGGCTCACGACCTGGAGAGTCTTGGGACTGGGCCTGGGACTCTTGGGGCTTGCCCTACTGATGGGTCCAGAAGCCAAACTTGTGGGGAAAACCCCTTTGGGTAGTGTGCTTATGTTGGGAGCTGCCTTTTCCTGGGCCCTGGGTACAGTGCTCATCAAAAAGAGAGCCTGGAGCATTTCCACCAGGGTCTTTGCGGGATGGCAACTTATCCTGGGAGGTCTGCCGGTTTTGGTGGGCACTGTCTTTCTGGAGCAGCCTATTTGGAAGCTTGAGATCTCCTTGAAAGCTTGCCTGGCCACCACCTATGTGGTTGTGGTGGGTGTTGTCCTGGGTTATTGGGGATGGCTGGAGGTGATCAAGATCTTCCCGGTGAGTGTAGCCTCCTTGGGTACCCTGGTGGTGCCGGCCATAGGGGTGCTTTCGGGTGGGCTTCTTCTGGGAGAGCCCCTGGGCTGGAGGGAATTGGGGGCACTGGGGCTGGTGACTCTGGGTCTGGTAGGGGTGGTGGCAGGCCAAAGGGGAGAAGAGAAAAAGACCTCTCCAACATGA
- a CDS encoding NADH-quinone oxidoreductase subunit N, which produces MSWSIPSVNLLSVGPHLIVCVTGLLVLTLGFLSRKQLGRLSPYLSLAGVILAFLVTMGLWGKNEPGFGRMVVLDSFALFFQAVLLLTAAVTILISMDYLVQEGVDHYEYYVLMLFATFGMMMMASAQELIMIFLGLETMSISIYVLAGWRKEHPKGHEGALKYLLLGAFSSAFLLYGIALVYGATGSTHLKDIADFLAGKGSSGRTSLLILGMGMLVVGFGFKVASVPFHMWTPDVYEGAPSPITGYMAAGVKAAAFAAFLRVFLYSLESLQADYSMVLWVLAVATMTLGNVVAIAQENIKRMLAYSSIAHAGYILVGMVAGGEAASASILYYVLAYALMNMGAFAVVVLYGSKGEENVQIEDYKGMGSRYPVLGAAMALFMFSLAGLPPTAGFMGKFYVFSAAVAKGYVWLVVIAVLNSLVSVYYYFRVTIKIYMQPAEKEIQGVCFGAPAVVAVVLMAVGTLWVGAFPNAYLELARQALPKLF; this is translated from the coding sequence ATGTCCTGGAGCATTCCCAGCGTGAATCTGTTGAGCGTGGGGCCCCATCTCATAGTGTGTGTCACAGGGCTCCTGGTGCTGACCTTGGGGTTCTTGTCCAGAAAGCAATTGGGCAGGCTTTCGCCATATCTCAGCCTTGCGGGAGTGATCTTGGCCTTCCTGGTGACCATGGGGCTCTGGGGCAAGAATGAGCCTGGTTTCGGCCGGATGGTGGTACTGGATTCCTTTGCCCTTTTCTTCCAGGCTGTGCTTCTTTTGACAGCCGCAGTGACCATACTGATCTCCATGGATTACCTGGTCCAGGAGGGTGTGGACCATTATGAATATTATGTGCTTATGCTCTTTGCCACCTTCGGAATGATGATGATGGCATCGGCCCAGGAGTTGATCATGATCTTCCTGGGGCTGGAGACCATGAGCATATCCATCTATGTGTTGGCCGGCTGGCGCAAGGAGCATCCCAAAGGGCATGAAGGTGCGCTGAAGTACCTGCTGCTGGGGGCTTTCAGCAGTGCCTTTCTTCTCTACGGGATCGCCCTGGTGTACGGGGCCACCGGATCCACCCATTTGAAAGATATTGCGGATTTCCTGGCAGGAAAGGGAAGCTCAGGCCGCACGAGCCTGTTGATCCTGGGAATGGGCATGCTGGTGGTGGGCTTTGGGTTCAAGGTGGCATCTGTGCCCTTCCACATGTGGACCCCGGATGTATACGAGGGGGCACCATCTCCCATCACAGGGTACATGGCTGCAGGGGTCAAGGCAGCTGCTTTTGCGGCTTTCTTGAGGGTCTTCCTCTACAGTCTGGAGAGTTTACAAGCAGACTACTCCATGGTCTTGTGGGTCCTGGCCGTGGCCACCATGACCCTCGGAAATGTGGTGGCCATAGCACAGGAGAACATCAAGAGAATGCTGGCATACTCCAGCATAGCCCATGCTGGCTATATTCTGGTGGGCATGGTGGCAGGCGGGGAGGCTGCTAGCGCCAGCATCCTGTACTATGTTTTGGCCTATGCCCTCATGAACATGGGAGCCTTTGCCGTGGTGGTGCTCTATGGCAGCAAGGGAGAGGAGAATGTCCAGATAGAAGACTACAAGGGCATGGGAAGCCGCTATCCGGTTCTGGGTGCAGCCATGGCCCTCTTCATGTTCTCCCTGGCAGGCCTTCCCCCCACGGCTGGGTTCATGGGCAAGTTCTACGTGTTCTCGGCGGCTGTGGCAAAAGGATATGTATGGCTGGTTGTCATAGCGGTCTTGAACTCCCTGGTGTCCGTGTACTATTACTTCCGGGTGACCATCAAGATCTACATGCAGCCAGCGGAAAAAGAGATCCAGGGTGTGTGCTTCGGAGCTCCGGCCGTGGTGGCCGTGGTGCTCATGGCCGTGGGCACCCTTTGGGTAGGAGCCTTTCCCAACGCCTACCTGGAACTGGCAAGACAAGCTCTTCCCAAGCTTTTCTAG
- a CDS encoding NADH-quinone oxidoreductase subunit M, producing MDHAFPVLSFIIFFPLVGALALVFTGKDQHKALRSIALAVTVVDFLVSLVLYRDFQTNTAAFQFLERVEWIPSLGITYSLGIDGISLYLVLLTTLLTAIAVLACWTDIQVKVKEFLVCLLFLETGMIGVFCALDLFLFYVFWEVMLIPMYLLIGIWGTPTMRKVFGREMPARVYSAIKFVIFTMVGSLLMLVAILVLYFQYHSATGVYTFDLLKYYDLNLPTHLQSWLFLAFFLAFAIKVPMWPFHTWLPDAHTEAPTVGSVLLAAVLLKMGTYGFLRYSMPLFPNASLAAMGWISVLALIGIIYGAWVAMVQKDVKRLVAFSSVSHLGFVMLGMFAFTIQGVEGSILQMINHGLSTGALFLVVGMIYERRHTRLIAEYGGMAKVMPAYAAFFMIFTLSSIGLPGLNGFVGEFLVLLGTFLVNKPFAVVAATGVIFAAVYMLWMYQRVFFGEVTNPKNLGLPDLSLREVVVLLPLVVCIGWIGVYPKPFLQRMEPSVAHLLDKVHAKSAVVVELEQGKGEKQFAWFKAEGPEKPR from the coding sequence ATGGATCACGCATTCCCCGTGCTGAGCTTCATAATCTTTTTCCCGTTGGTGGGGGCCCTAGCCCTGGTCTTTACGGGCAAGGATCAGCACAAGGCTCTTCGTTCCATAGCCCTGGCGGTGACGGTGGTGGATTTCCTTGTCTCCTTGGTACTTTACAGGGATTTTCAGACCAACACCGCGGCCTTCCAGTTCCTGGAGAGAGTGGAGTGGATCCCGTCCCTGGGCATCACCTACAGCCTTGGCATAGACGGAATAAGCCTCTATCTGGTGCTTTTGACCACCTTGCTTACGGCCATAGCGGTGCTGGCATGCTGGACAGACATACAGGTAAAGGTCAAGGAGTTCCTGGTATGTCTGCTCTTCTTGGAGACCGGGATGATAGGGGTCTTTTGCGCCTTGGATCTCTTCCTGTTCTATGTGTTCTGGGAAGTAATGCTCATCCCCATGTACCTTCTCATAGGAATATGGGGTACTCCTACCATGAGAAAGGTCTTTGGCAGGGAGATGCCTGCCAGGGTGTACTCGGCCATTAAGTTTGTTATCTTTACCATGGTGGGAAGCCTGCTCATGCTAGTGGCCATACTGGTGCTCTACTTCCAGTACCACAGTGCAACAGGGGTGTACACCTTCGACCTTCTCAAATATTATGATCTGAATCTTCCCACCCACCTTCAGAGCTGGCTCTTTCTGGCTTTCTTCCTGGCCTTTGCCATAAAGGTGCCCATGTGGCCTTTTCACACATGGCTACCGGATGCTCACACCGAGGCCCCCACGGTGGGAAGCGTGCTTCTGGCCGCCGTGCTCTTGAAGATGGGTACATACGGTTTTCTGAGATACAGCATGCCACTTTTTCCCAATGCATCCCTTGCGGCCATGGGCTGGATCTCGGTGCTGGCCTTGATAGGGATAATATACGGGGCGTGGGTGGCCATGGTTCAGAAAGATGTAAAGAGACTGGTGGCCTTCTCCAGCGTAAGCCACCTGGGGTTCGTGATGCTGGGCATGTTTGCCTTTACCATTCAGGGGGTCGAGGGCAGCATTCTTCAAATGATCAACCATGGGCTCAGCACAGGGGCCTTGTTTCTGGTAGTGGGCATGATCTACGAGCGGAGGCACACAAGACTCATAGCCGAATATGGAGGCATGGCCAAGGTAATGCCAGCCTATGCCGCCTTCTTCATGATATTCACACTCTCTTCCATAGGCCTACCTGGCTTGAATGGCTTTGTGGGTGAGTTCTTGGTGCTGCTGGGTACATTCCTGGTCAACAAACCCTTTGCCGTGGTGGCCGCCACAGGAGTGATCTTTGCTGCGGTGTACATGCTCTGGATGTACCAACGGGTTTTCTTCGGAGAGGTGACCAACCCCAAGAACCTGGGGCTTCCTGACCTGAGCCTGAGGGAGGTGGTGGTGCTGCTTCCCCTGGTGGTGTGCATAGGCTGGATAGGGGTTTATCCCAAACCATTCCTGCAGAGAATGGAGCCATCTGTGGCCCATCTGCTGGATAAGGTCCATGCCAAGAGCGCGGTGGTGGTGGAACTGGAGCAGGGAAAAGGGGAAAAGCAGTTCGCCTGGTTCAAGGCAGAAGGCCCAGAGAAGCCCAGGTGA
- the nuoL gene encoding NADH-quinone oxidoreductase subunit L, with translation MIEYVWLVPLCPLVGFFIHGLLGRFTRPSITGPIASGAIGVSFVVAFLVFLELLRLPQEHRSVSVNVFTWMLSGSLQVPVGFLVDPLSAVMMMVVSGVGCIIHVYSIGYMHGEVGYKRYFTYLNLFVFAMLVLVSANNFLLMFVGWEGVGLCSYLLIGYYYEKKSAADAGKKAFVVNRVGDFGFILGMLLIFSAFGTLDYKEVFQRAPAELAVGGGLVTAITLLLFVGATGKSAQLPLYTWLPDAMEGPTPVSALIHAATMVTAGVYMVARCNVLYAMAPVSMGVVAVVGALTAIFAASIGMTQFDIKRVLAYSTISQLGYMFLACGVGAWAAGIFHLMTHAFFKALLFMGAGSVMHALAGELDMRKMGSLRKYMPKTYATYLIGTLAIAGIFPFAGFFSKDEILFKAYTQGNIFLWLIGASAAFMTSFYMFRTVFMTFHGQSRMDPHVEHHVHESPSVMTVPLIILAVLSVVGGFVGLPLIPGGNAIGDFLAPVMKGQEFLAGHAHGEHHSMGLELGLMGISLFIALAGWWMARTFYVQQPDLPRRAAQSLGGLYRLVFNKYWVDELYDAIVVNPIVRFSVWLWQVFDDGIIDWIANGFALVTGQAGAMLRRVQTGLVQNYALSILVGVLFVLGYMVLG, from the coding sequence ATGATCGAGTATGTTTGGCTAGTTCCCTTGTGCCCGCTTGTGGGATTTTTTATCCACGGGCTCTTGGGGAGATTCACGCGGCCAAGTATCACAGGGCCCATAGCCTCTGGGGCCATAGGGGTCTCCTTTGTTGTGGCCTTCCTGGTGTTTCTGGAGCTCTTGAGGCTTCCTCAGGAGCACAGATCCGTGAGTGTTAACGTATTTACCTGGATGCTCTCGGGAAGCCTTCAGGTGCCGGTGGGATTCCTGGTGGATCCCCTTTCCGCGGTGATGATGATGGTTGTCTCGGGGGTCGGCTGCATCATCCACGTGTATTCCATAGGTTACATGCATGGGGAGGTGGGGTACAAACGCTACTTCACGTACCTGAATCTTTTTGTGTTTGCCATGCTGGTCCTCGTGAGCGCCAACAACTTCCTGCTCATGTTCGTGGGTTGGGAGGGTGTGGGTCTGTGCTCCTATCTTCTCATCGGCTATTACTACGAGAAGAAGTCTGCCGCTGATGCGGGCAAGAAGGCCTTTGTTGTGAACAGGGTAGGGGACTTTGGCTTCATATTGGGCATGCTCCTGATATTCAGCGCCTTTGGCACCCTGGACTATAAGGAAGTATTTCAAAGGGCCCCAGCGGAATTGGCAGTGGGAGGAGGCCTTGTGACAGCCATAACCCTGCTGCTCTTTGTCGGAGCAACGGGCAAGAGCGCTCAGCTGCCTCTTTACACATGGTTGCCTGATGCCATGGAGGGTCCCACACCTGTGAGCGCCCTGATCCATGCGGCCACCATGGTCACGGCAGGTGTTTACATGGTGGCCAGATGTAATGTGCTCTATGCCATGGCCCCGGTGTCCATGGGTGTTGTGGCTGTGGTTGGGGCTCTCACGGCCATTTTTGCCGCCTCCATTGGGATGACCCAGTTCGACATAAAGAGAGTCCTGGCATACTCCACCATAAGCCAGTTGGGTTACATGTTTCTGGCCTGTGGGGTGGGGGCCTGGGCAGCGGGCATTTTCCATCTCATGACCCATGCCTTTTTCAAGGCCCTGCTGTTCATGGGTGCAGGAAGCGTCATGCACGCCCTGGCCGGAGAGCTGGACATGCGCAAGATGGGCTCTCTTAGGAAATACATGCCCAAGACTTATGCCACTTACCTTATAGGCACCCTGGCCATAGCCGGGATCTTTCCTTTTGCTGGCTTTTTCAGCAAGGATGAGATCCTCTTCAAGGCATACACCCAGGGAAACATCTTTCTCTGGCTCATTGGGGCCAGTGCGGCCTTCATGACTTCCTTTTACATGTTCCGAACCGTGTTTATGACATTCCATGGGCAGTCCCGCATGGATCCCCACGTGGAGCATCATGTTCACGAGTCACCTTCGGTGATGACTGTACCTCTGATCATTCTGGCGGTTCTTTCAGTGGTGGGAGGTTTCGTGGGCCTGCCTCTGATACCAGGTGGGAATGCCATCGGGGATTTCCTGGCTCCGGTCATGAAGGGCCAGGAATTCCTGGCAGGGCATGCCCATGGAGAACATCACTCCATGGGGTTGGAACTGGGGCTAATGGGCATTTCCCTCTTCATTGCCCTGGCGGGTTGGTGGATGGCCAGGACCTTTTACGTGCAGCAGCCTGATCTGCCCAGGAGAGCTGCACAAAGCCTGGGAGGGCTTTACAGGCTTGTTTTCAACAAGTACTGGGTGGACGAGCTTTACGATGCCATTGTGGTGAACCCCATAGTGAGGTTTTCCGTATGGCTCTGGCAGGTCTTTGATGATGGGATAATAGACTGGATAGCCAACGGCTTTGCCCTGGTTACCGGGCAAGCCGGAGCAATGCTTAGAAGGGTGCAGACAGGGCTGGTGCAGAACTATGCCTTGTCCATCCTGGTGGGCGTGCTGTTTGTCTTGGGTTACATGGTCTTAGGCTGA